A genomic window from Dethiosulfovibrio salsuginis includes:
- a CDS encoding type II secretion system F family protein has protein sequence MASYKYSAYDGKGNLKKGKIEAPGTQQAAETLALQGLVVVEISEDSSSGPKRLRHLSLDDHETFCRSLATYLKAGLPLSEALKLLERQGGKKLGFLYGSLRQAVEGGRRLSSALRDSGCFDDNICSMVESGERGGTLDQVLQQAVGLYSMQASLRRKLQSAMTYPIIMMAVGLGVVGFLMAYVVPKVAVLFSDMGRVLPMPTRILIFLSELFQMAGIPALLGALVLFFLVKTGRVRLKIPLFKGIKENIVLSLVTSNLSSLIRSGIPLVQALRMSAVLDPKKERWITVSDQIKGGLRFEKALEKDGTFDEDLIYFVRIGEMGGDLAGSLEQISLTRWERAKSSMERMANLIEPIMVLFLGTVVGFVVVAILLPIFDISSFVG, from the coding sequence ATGGCCTCATATAAATACAGTGCCTACGACGGCAAAGGAAACCTGAAAAAAGGCAAAATAGAGGCACCAGGAACCCAGCAGGCCGCCGAGACTCTGGCGCTTCAGGGACTGGTTGTGGTGGAGATCTCCGAGGACAGCTCTTCCGGTCCTAAAAGGCTTCGCCACCTATCTCTGGATGACCACGAGACCTTCTGTCGATCTTTGGCGACATACCTGAAAGCCGGTCTCCCTCTGTCGGAAGCCCTGAAACTCCTCGAGAGACAGGGAGGAAAAAAACTGGGCTTTCTCTACGGATCCCTCCGTCAGGCGGTGGAGGGAGGTAGGCGACTCTCCTCCGCCCTCAGGGACTCAGGATGTTTCGACGATAACATATGTAGCATGGTCGAATCCGGCGAGAGGGGGGGGACCTTGGACCAGGTGCTTCAACAGGCGGTGGGACTCTACTCCATGCAGGCATCCCTCAGGAGAAAGCTCCAGTCCGCCATGACCTACCCTATAATAATGATGGCTGTAGGGCTGGGCGTCGTAGGGTTCCTCATGGCCTACGTTGTCCCTAAAGTGGCGGTCCTATTCTCCGACATGGGCAGGGTCCTTCCTATGCCCACCAGAATACTCATATTCCTGTCGGAGCTATTTCAGATGGCGGGGATACCGGCTCTACTGGGGGCTCTGGTTCTTTTCTTCCTCGTCAAGACCGGCAGGGTAAGGCTCAAAATCCCTCTGTTTAAAGGCATAAAGGAAAACATCGTCCTCTCTCTGGTTACCTCCAATCTCTCGTCGCTTATCAGGTCCGGCATCCCTCTGGTCCAGGCCCTCAGGATGAGCGCCGTCCTGGACCCAAAGAAAGAAAGATGGATAACCGTCTCGGACCAGATAAAAGGGGGGCTCAGGTTTGAAAAGGCCCTTGAGAAAGACGGCACCTTCGACGAAGATCTGATATACTTCGTCCGAATCGGCGAGATGGGGGGAGACCTGGCTGGCTCTCTGGAGCAGATATCCCTCACCCGATGGGAGAGGGCCAAGTCCAGCATGGAGAGGATGGCAAACCTCATAGAGCCGATCATGGTCCTCTTTCTGGGAACGGTGGTAGGATTCGTCGTGGTCGCCATACTGCTGCCTATATTCGACATATCCAGCTTCGTTGGCTAA
- a CDS encoding prepilin-type N-terminal cleavage/methylation domain-containing protein — MARRGFTLFEMMLVVALMGIMATLVVSRIAPRDPDGLSSINRYMAQVRSMAMDGGPLILEVSKGELKTLDLTEKEIPLSVELPSGTWSLQPERIVVFKDGTVTPGTITLEGKRGKETYLLAVTSRAYEAPR; from the coding sequence ATGGCTCGAAGGGGATTCACCCTCTTTGAGATGATGCTGGTGGTGGCACTGATGGGAATCATGGCCACCTTGGTGGTCTCACGGATAGCTCCGAGAGACCCTGACGGTCTATCGTCCATAAATCGATACATGGCCCAGGTCAGGAGCATGGCCATGGACGGAGGTCCCCTTATTCTCGAGGTTAGCAAAGGGGAGTTAAAGACCCTCGATCTGACCGAAAAGGAAATTCCCCTGTCGGTTGAGTTGCCCTCGGGCACCTGGTCCCTTCAGCCCGAGAGGATCGTCGTCTTTAAAGACGGTACGGTTACCCCTGGAACCATAACCTTAGAGGGTAAAAGAGGAAAAGAGACCTATCTTCTCGCCGTCACCTCCAGGGCCTACGAGGCCCCCCGATGA
- a CDS encoding GspE/PulE family protein: MSEPLPHASVISDLLPSSVSLDSLRADGILPIRKEDDLLLVAVPSLDRYDRAQALGYSLGLVVDVEIYDPSDIADRINELYEIRSGVADDAVHDMEGIDDVDALAREDVLSDSVDVPVIRLVNGLFADAMKQRATDIHVEPYEDSVIVRFRIDGVLRDRLKLPRSHQAPLTSRIKVMARMDIAEHMAPQDGRIGITVGGRAVDVRVNSVPTQHGERMALRLLDKGGGALTLKDLGMDQRELEIMNRIIASPYGMILFTGPTGSGKSTSLYAILQELAKPSVNVITVEDPVEYDLPGVAQIQVNEKAGMSFASALRSILRQDPDIVMIGEMRDFDTAHIGVQASLTGHLVLSTLHTNDSISAVSRLADMGVEPYLLAGSLVGVVAQRLVRRLCPHCRRTVEIPSLLARQGVTEAWGPVGCPKCSGTGYRGRVGIYEQLFVDDDLREAIARNAPASEMRALAEPQGFRTLWSIGLSLVEQGLTSPEELIRVAGEA, from the coding sequence ATGAGCGAACCCTTGCCCCACGCGTCGGTGATATCCGACCTTCTTCCCTCCTCTGTCAGCCTCGACAGCCTCAGGGCGGACGGAATCCTTCCGATCAGAAAGGAAGACGACCTGCTTTTGGTGGCGGTCCCCTCTCTTGACAGATACGATAGAGCCCAGGCCCTAGGGTACTCCCTAGGGCTGGTGGTGGACGTAGAGATATACGATCCCTCCGACATAGCGGACAGGATAAACGAGCTCTACGAGATAAGGAGCGGCGTCGCCGACGACGCCGTCCACGACATGGAGGGCATAGACGACGTAGACGCCTTAGCCAGAGAGGACGTACTAAGCGACTCGGTGGACGTGCCGGTCATAAGGCTGGTCAACGGTCTCTTCGCCGACGCCATGAAACAGAGGGCCACCGACATACACGTCGAGCCCTACGAGGACTCGGTCATAGTTCGGTTCAGAATAGACGGAGTTCTAAGGGACAGGCTCAAACTTCCCAGAAGCCACCAGGCACCTCTCACCAGCAGGATAAAGGTCATGGCCCGAATGGATATAGCGGAGCACATGGCCCCTCAGGACGGCAGAATCGGCATAACCGTAGGTGGAAGGGCGGTGGACGTCCGTGTCAACTCGGTTCCCACCCAGCACGGAGAGAGGATGGCCCTCCGTCTCCTGGATAAAGGAGGCGGAGCCTTAACCTTAAAGGACCTGGGAATGGACCAGCGGGAGCTTGAGATAATGAACCGGATCATAGCAAGCCCCTACGGCATGATTCTCTTCACCGGCCCTACAGGATCGGGAAAATCCACCAGCCTCTACGCCATACTTCAGGAGCTGGCAAAACCTTCGGTGAACGTCATAACCGTCGAGGACCCGGTGGAGTACGATCTCCCCGGGGTGGCCCAGATACAGGTAAACGAAAAAGCGGGCATGTCCTTCGCCTCCGCCCTTAGGTCCATCCTTAGACAGGACCCGGACATAGTCATGATAGGGGAGATGAGGGACTTCGATACCGCCCACATAGGGGTTCAGGCGTCTCTAACCGGACACCTGGTCCTCTCCACCCTCCACACCAACGACTCCATAAGCGCCGTCTCCAGACTGGCGGATATGGGCGTCGAGCCCTACCTGCTGGCGGGATCGCTGGTAGGGGTGGTGGCCCAGAGACTGGTGAGACGGCTCTGTCCCCACTGTAGGCGGACCGTGGAGATCCCCTCCCTTCTAGCCAGACAGGGAGTAACCGAAGCCTGGGGGCCTGTAGGCTGTCCAAAATGCTCCGGCACAGGATACAGAGGTCGAGTGGGCATATACGAACAGCTCTTCGTGGACGACGATCTCAGAGAGGCCATCGCCAGAAACGCCCCGGCCTCGGAGATGAGGGCACTGGCGGAGCCTCAGGGCTTCAGAACCCTCTGGTCCATAGGGCTAAGCCTGGTGGAGCAGGGCTTAACATCTCCAGAAGAGCTGATCCGAGTAGCCGGGGAGGCCTAA
- the gspG gene encoding type II secretion system major pseudopilin GspG gives MKRRSGFTLVEVLVVVVIIGMLAALVAPKVVGRGEEAKRTATHVQIREIEQALDMYKLDSGMYPTTEQGLEALITKPTTSPEPRRWKEGGYLKKLPVDPWGKEFIYRQPGDHGDFDLFSCGADGEEGGEGDGKDITNWD, from the coding sequence ATGAAAAGACGATCAGGCTTTACCCTGGTTGAGGTTCTCGTCGTGGTAGTTATAATCGGCATGCTCGCCGCCCTGGTGGCCCCTAAAGTCGTAGGTCGAGGGGAAGAGGCCAAACGTACCGCCACCCACGTTCAGATAAGGGAGATAGAGCAGGCCCTCGATATGTACAAACTGGACAGCGGCATGTATCCCACCACCGAACAGGGCCTGGAGGCCCTTATAACCAAGCCCACCACCTCCCCTGAGCCCAGAAGATGGAAAGAAGGGGGATACCTCAAAAAGCTCCCCGTCGACCCATGGGGCAAGGAGTTCATCTACCGTCAGCCCGGCGACCACGGTGACTTTGACCTGTTCTCCTGCGGTGCCGACGGCGAAGAGGGCGGCGAGGGAGACGGAAAAGACATAACTAACTGGGACTGA
- a CDS encoding PAS domain S-box protein → MTARAYAFAVIILLVTFIGGNRLIDDLSGDRLLNYRAAREMDYLSLAARSVSDRLSMSLSHFRSLSNQVAHWGDQVDLSALLEGLAIDEGNYLPSLLDLSWVAYDGLAHHHSSKNRSIFQQARSWGELYMSRHVESWREGWVAPFTVSPGLKTLGMIYPLWYKGAFTGVFVVTLDLELLLGHLAHHIGETGDSWILDGLGQVMFSKDPSEVGKNVFADGQGLFYHLGYLRNDIIHRSYGKDIDRLMVWHSATVQARKLILVKTISPIASKQVMTYRLALSFLTALVLMWLTALFMSSRERAWEQLAMAERRYLAVVEAQTELVIRFNPDWTVTFVNRAYCVFFDLPRERVVGESLRKFLPPDDRSSLRSVLREMASDESQEAQWTQGLLNSTRWIKWNLSQVPGAWSSGSEIQAVGRDVTSTVLLQEELRRRKEAIWAILESAPVAISLVTEGAVEMVNKSGLALKDAPVVVSLAKAVMDQGYGLYGQEITLELDGEERFMIVNVVPYGPSSKEVLVAGLDVTAERRMSRQILEERDFRYRRILNSIGDAVLLCRQGKDQRYRVDLANPAAEEITGRRGINLLGMPLSTVFNATSLKRIEALIDDSNSPVSLTGGLRRTWGENIPVEMNLMVFKDDGPTVLIVMRDISERIKASARERAYARQLRNLIGRLDRLEQEKRREMASYLHDVVGQNLASVKISLGLAKRSLGPEAEVLDGAISLVNQVIDETRTMTFELASPLLDELGLLPALERLCEKLKEDHGLSVQIFHDRSWYDLDKPQRELLFRAVRELLINVAKHGQIDRAEVKLITRGQNLVAVVSDKGVGYDSKELDRGTTNSFGLFGLKERLAQAGGELICRSAPGKGTVATVIIKRGN, encoded by the coding sequence ATGACCGCTAGGGCCTACGCTTTTGCGGTGATTATCCTCCTGGTGACATTTATCGGAGGAAATCGTTTAATCGACGATCTCAGCGGAGATAGGCTCTTAAACTATCGGGCGGCCAGGGAGATGGATTATCTCTCTCTGGCCGCCCGATCGGTATCCGACCGGCTGTCCATGTCATTGTCCCACTTCAGATCCCTATCGAACCAGGTAGCCCACTGGGGGGATCAGGTCGACCTGTCTGCCCTCCTTGAGGGATTGGCTATCGACGAGGGAAACTATCTGCCCTCCCTCTTAGACCTTTCCTGGGTGGCCTACGATGGCCTGGCTCACCATCACTCGTCCAAAAACCGCTCCATATTCCAGCAGGCTCGGTCTTGGGGAGAACTCTACATGAGTCGGCACGTCGAAAGCTGGAGGGAGGGCTGGGTCGCCCCCTTTACCGTATCCCCTGGGCTTAAAACCCTTGGAATGATCTATCCTCTGTGGTACAAAGGAGCCTTTACCGGTGTTTTCGTCGTCACCTTGGACCTGGAACTGCTTCTGGGGCACCTCGCCCATCACATAGGAGAAACCGGAGATAGCTGGATACTGGACGGTCTAGGGCAGGTTATGTTCTCAAAAGATCCGTCGGAGGTGGGGAAAAACGTCTTCGCCGACGGTCAGGGCCTTTTTTATCATCTAGGCTATCTGAGGAATGATATAATCCATCGATCTTACGGAAAAGATATCGATCGGCTTATGGTGTGGCACAGTGCCACCGTACAGGCCAGAAAGCTGATTTTAGTAAAAACCATATCCCCGATTGCCTCTAAACAGGTCATGACCTATAGATTAGCTCTGTCCTTTCTGACGGCTTTGGTCCTTATGTGGCTGACCGCCCTTTTTATGTCCTCTCGGGAGAGGGCCTGGGAGCAGTTAGCTATGGCGGAAAGACGTTATCTGGCGGTGGTAGAGGCCCAGACCGAGCTGGTTATCCGCTTCAACCCCGATTGGACGGTCACCTTCGTCAACAGGGCCTACTGTGTTTTTTTCGATCTCCCTAGAGAAAGGGTAGTCGGCGAATCTCTCCGAAAGTTCTTGCCTCCTGATGATCGCTCCAGCCTCAGATCGGTTCTCAGGGAGATGGCCTCTGACGAGTCCCAGGAGGCTCAATGGACTCAAGGTCTCCTTAACTCGACTCGCTGGATAAAGTGGAACCTGTCGCAGGTCCCAGGGGCCTGGAGCTCCGGATCGGAGATACAGGCCGTAGGACGAGACGTGACCTCTACCGTCCTGCTTCAGGAGGAACTGCGAAGGAGAAAAGAGGCTATATGGGCTATCCTTGAGAGTGCTCCTGTCGCTATCTCTCTAGTCACCGAGGGAGCGGTCGAAATGGTCAACAAGTCAGGTCTAGCTCTAAAGGACGCCCCTGTGGTGGTCTCTCTGGCCAAGGCCGTTATGGATCAAGGGTACGGTCTATACGGTCAGGAGATAACCCTCGAGTTGGACGGTGAGGAGCGATTTATGATCGTTAACGTGGTTCCCTATGGACCTTCATCTAAAGAGGTTCTCGTCGCCGGTTTGGACGTCACAGCGGAGAGACGAATGTCCCGTCAAATACTGGAAGAGAGGGATTTCCGCTATCGCAGGATCCTAAACTCCATAGGCGATGCGGTGCTCCTATGCCGACAGGGGAAGGACCAGCGTTACAGGGTGGATCTTGCCAATCCAGCGGCGGAGGAAATAACCGGCAGAAGGGGGATAAATCTGCTAGGCATGCCTCTGTCCACCGTTTTTAACGCTACCTCTTTAAAGCGTATAGAGGCCCTTATCGATGACTCTAATTCCCCTGTGTCCCTCACAGGTGGACTCAGGAGAACCTGGGGAGAGAATATCCCTGTGGAGATGAACTTGATGGTATTCAAAGACGACGGACCTACGGTTCTCATAGTCATGAGGGACATCTCGGAGCGGATAAAGGCGAGCGCAAGAGAGAGGGCTTACGCCAGACAGCTCCGGAATCTCATAGGTCGTCTGGACCGATTGGAGCAGGAGAAAAGGAGGGAGATGGCCTCCTATCTTCACGACGTAGTAGGTCAGAACCTGGCCTCCGTCAAGATAAGCCTGGGATTGGCCAAGAGATCCCTTGGGCCTGAGGCGGAGGTCCTGGATGGGGCAATCTCCCTGGTGAATCAGGTTATCGACGAGACCAGAACGATGACCTTCGAGCTGGCTTCTCCCCTCCTGGACGAGCTGGGGCTTCTCCCAGCGCTGGAGCGACTCTGTGAAAAGCTTAAAGAGGACCACGGCCTGTCGGTCCAAATATTCCACGATCGGTCCTGGTATGACCTGGACAAACCTCAAAGGGAACTTCTTTTCAGGGCGGTCAGAGAGCTTTTGATAAACGTGGCTAAACACGGTCAGATCGATCGGGCGGAGGTGAAACTAATCACCAGAGGTCAGAATCTGGTGGCGGTTGTGTCGGACAAAGGGGTAGGTTACGATTCCAAAGAGCTGGACCGTGGAACGACCAATTCCTTTGGCCTTTTCGGCCTCAAAGAGAGATTGGCCCAAGCGGGAGGGGAACTCATATGCCGTTCTGCGCCAGGTAAGGGAACCGTCGCCACGGTGATAATCAAGAGGGGGAATTAA